A region of Moorena sp. SIOASIH DNA encodes the following proteins:
- the pstC gene encoding phosphate ABC transporter permease subunit PstC, with translation MISFGYKNLCPRKIDRVLAWTVRGIASVVGILVVVITGFLIIESLPILDDIGILAFLTDASWSPAQGFYNLTPMLVGTLLVVTGAVVLAAPVGILSALFCHYYAPPFLASFYRRLLELMAGFPGVIYGLWGLVVLVPLINRLHPPGTSILAGILMLALLIIPTIALTVDATLAEMNQVYWQGAASLGLSRWGTILGIMLPAARLGVFTGIILGIGRALGETMLVLMVCGNVPQIPDTLFDPIRTLPANIALEMAFALGNHRSSLFVTGLLLLAVSLFLALLAEAIAEEKHIY, from the coding sequence ATGATATCGTTCGGCTACAAAAATTTGTGCCCCCGAAAAATTGATCGGGTTCTAGCTTGGACTGTACGAGGAATTGCTTCTGTGGTAGGTATACTCGTTGTGGTCATTACAGGGTTCTTGATCATTGAATCTTTACCAATTCTTGATGACATCGGGATATTAGCCTTTTTGACCGATGCTAGCTGGAGTCCCGCTCAAGGATTCTATAACCTCACCCCGATGTTGGTGGGTACCCTATTGGTGGTAACAGGAGCAGTGGTGCTAGCCGCTCCCGTTGGGATTTTGTCGGCTTTGTTCTGCCACTATTACGCTCCTCCTTTCCTAGCTAGTTTCTACCGTCGCTTACTGGAGTTAATGGCGGGATTTCCTGGAGTAATTTATGGACTTTGGGGACTGGTAGTGTTAGTGCCACTGATTAATCGCCTCCATCCACCAGGAACCAGTATACTAGCAGGAATACTAATGTTAGCTCTACTGATTATTCCTACCATTGCCCTCACCGTAGACGCTACTTTAGCAGAGATGAACCAAGTTTATTGGCAGGGAGCAGCTTCTCTAGGATTGTCCCGTTGGGGGACAATTTTGGGCATCATGCTACCCGCTGCGCGACTGGGGGTATTTACTGGCATTATCCTAGGGATTGGACGAGCTTTAGGGGAAACGATGCTGGTGTTAATGGTCTGTGGTAATGTGCCTCAGATTCCAGATACACTGTTCGATCCGATTCGGACTTTACCCGCTAACATTGCTTTGGAAATGGCTTTTGCCCTGGGCAATCATCGTTCATCCCTGTTTGTAACTGGATTGTTGTTGCTGGCAGTGAGTCTGTTTCTGGCGCTCTTGGCAGAAGCGATCGCAGAAGAAAAACACATATACTAG
- the ltrA gene encoding group II intron reverse transcriptase/maturase yields the protein MISEKIEPDNPNTDKGIVTKSPTDWHSINWKKANKVVIKLRRRIFRAACEGNVSLVNKLQRLLLRSYSNTLVSVRQATQKNSGKKTAGVDGKVSLTPKERGELVDSLTTYKAWKPLPTKRIYIPKPNGKKRPLGIPCITDRCIQAMVKNALEPYWEANFEPTSYGFRPGRCPQDAQQRIFKNIQGERNRKWWVFEADIAGCFDNIAHQPLLEEIGNFPAKNLIKQWLKAGYIHKGVFHNTEEGTPQGGIISPLLANIALHGLEEELGIKYTWHKDTRNKKGGYWVNKTGRTYVRFADDFIVLTESEEDAANAKVIVEEWLTRKGLRLSEEKTHITHLTDGFDFLGWNFRKYKTTTKKTQLVTLIKPSKKSIRKIKEKIRSTFKGLKNATQAEVIKEINPIIRGWGNYHEGAVSKEIFSKVDSYIYWKLQRWGRRIHGKKNPTWVSNKYFGKWCPGREDNWVFGQSEGYLEKLAWIKITRHVQIPHDYTPDNPELKDFWEERKTKRQQFTARSRLTKGRCKIANRQDYKCPVCRQGLIGGEEIHLHHIIPKSEGGKDENKNLIYLHQICHAKIHALGATNPETLKMLRTGNKTLSRKKRNQKPKGTKPSNKRDE from the coding sequence ATGATTTCGGAAAAGATAGAACCCGACAATCCGAATACGGACAAGGGTATCGTAACTAAATCTCCCACTGACTGGCACTCCATAAACTGGAAAAAAGCCAATAAAGTGGTTATAAAACTCCGAAGAAGAATCTTCAGAGCAGCGTGTGAAGGAAATGTATCATTGGTGAATAAACTACAGAGACTATTACTCCGTAGTTATTCAAACACACTGGTATCTGTCAGACAGGCTACCCAAAAGAATAGTGGTAAAAAAACAGCGGGAGTAGATGGGAAGGTATCCCTAACACCCAAAGAAAGAGGAGAATTGGTCGATTCCCTCACCACTTATAAAGCCTGGAAACCTCTCCCCACAAAACGTATCTACATCCCTAAACCCAACGGGAAAAAAAGACCTTTGGGAATCCCTTGCATAACCGACCGATGCATACAAGCAATGGTCAAAAATGCGTTGGAACCATACTGGGAAGCAAACTTCGAGCCTACATCCTATGGATTTAGACCTGGAAGATGTCCCCAAGATGCCCAACAGAGGATTTTCAAGAACATCCAAGGGGAAAGAAATAGGAAATGGTGGGTCTTTGAAGCAGACATAGCAGGATGCTTCGACAATATAGCCCACCAACCATTGCTAGAAGAAATAGGAAATTTTCCAGCAAAAAACTTAATTAAACAATGGTTAAAAGCTGGTTACATCCACAAAGGCGTATTCCATAACACTGAGGAAGGAACTCCTCAGGGAGGAATCATTAGCCCCCTTCTAGCAAACATTGCTCTCCACGGATTAGAGGAAGAGTTAGGAATTAAATACACCTGGCACAAAGACACCCGAAACAAAAAGGGAGGATATTGGGTAAATAAAACTGGTAGAACATACGTCCGCTTTGCCGATGACTTCATAGTCTTAACAGAATCAGAAGAAGATGCGGCGAACGCCAAGGTAATCGTAGAAGAATGGTTAACCAGAAAAGGACTTAGACTATCTGAAGAAAAAACCCATATAACCCACTTAACGGATGGTTTTGACTTCTTGGGGTGGAATTTCCGGAAATATAAAACCACCACCAAGAAAACCCAGCTAGTTACCCTAATCAAACCCTCGAAGAAAAGTATAAGGAAAATAAAGGAAAAAATCCGAAGTACTTTCAAAGGTCTGAAAAACGCCACCCAAGCGGAGGTAATTAAGGAAATAAATCCGATTATAAGAGGTTGGGGCAACTATCATGAAGGGGCAGTATCCAAAGAAATATTCTCCAAAGTGGACAGTTACATCTACTGGAAACTCCAAAGATGGGGAAGAAGAATCCACGGGAAGAAAAATCCGACGTGGGTGTCAAACAAATACTTTGGAAAGTGGTGCCCAGGAAGGGAGGACAATTGGGTCTTTGGTCAGAGTGAGGGATACTTAGAAAAACTGGCCTGGATTAAAATAACCAGACACGTCCAAATTCCTCACGATTACACACCTGATAACCCGGAACTCAAAGATTTCTGGGAAGAAAGGAAAACCAAAAGACAACAATTCACGGCCAGAAGCAGATTAACTAAAGGTAGATGTAAAATTGCCAACAGACAAGATTATAAATGCCCGGTCTGTCGACAAGGATTAATAGGAGGAGAAGAAATCCACCTACATCACATCATACCTAAAAGTGAAGGAGGTAAGGACGAAAATAAAAATCTGATTTACCTCCACCAGATTTGTCATGCCAAAATACATGCCCTGGGGGCGACTAATCCTGAAACTCTAAAAATGCTTAGAACAGGAAACAAAACCCTCTCTCGTAAAAAACGGAACCAAAAACCAAAAGGCACAAAACCGTCTAATAAACGAGATGAATAG
- a CDS encoding class I SAM-dependent methyltransferase, producing the protein MNQNLQLSTDNYYSQPREQGKSIYTIWEEGKAYKDSITPTTYDTNYREFITNKIESLLNYEVTSNILSIGSGNAFVESDLHKKGYNVIANDVNEDAIEIARNKGLPVVFADVNQWEPEQKNFDLIYCDGVVGHLYKPEVGLTKLFSRLRDWLVSKQGILLISNDAAVINAPVHPHPRVKGFYWFSADYLRSELLSAGFEAVENENFIYHRPLTGEKERLILEAQVRS; encoded by the coding sequence ATGAACCAAAATTTACAACTATCCACAGACAACTACTATTCCCAGCCCCGGGAGCAAGGTAAAAGTATTTACACTATCTGGGAAGAAGGAAAAGCCTATAAAGACTCGATCACACCGACAACTTACGACACCAACTACCGAGAATTCATTACCAATAAAATTGAATCCTTGCTTAACTACGAAGTCACTAGCAATATCTTAAGTATTGGGAGTGGCAACGCTTTTGTTGAAAGCGATTTACATAAAAAAGGCTATAACGTCATAGCCAATGATGTTAATGAAGATGCCATTGAAATTGCTCGAAACAAAGGATTGCCCGTGGTTTTTGCTGATGTAAATCAGTGGGAACCGGAACAAAAAAATTTTGATTTAATTTACTGTGATGGGGTGGTTGGACACTTATACAAACCAGAAGTGGGTTTAACTAAGCTCTTCAGTCGTTTACGAGATTGGTTAGTGTCTAAACAGGGTATTCTTCTGATTTCTAATGATGCAGCAGTGATCAACGCTCCTGTACATCCTCACCCAAGAGTGAAAGGCTTTTATTGGTTTTCGGCAGATTATTTGCGTTCGGAGTTACTTAGCGCTGGTTTTGAAGCCGTTGAGAACGAAAATTTCATCTATCACCGTCCCCTTACAGGAGAAAAAGAACGGTTGATTTTAGAAGCGCAAGTCAGAAGTTAG
- the pstA gene encoding phosphate ABC transporter permease PstA: MALFSSNSHAAHSSKGSKKRKFLSDSRHHRHRSKIAYRDRLLRIIVWFVALSVAASFAIILGHLVWYGSSHLSWEFLTTDPQNAGREGGIASILVSTALILGVCLAVALPLGLGTAILLAEFTATNNLFSRLVRRSLDMLAGVPSIVFGLFGNAFFCVTLGLGFSILSGGLTLACMVLPILIRSIEEGLRAVPEEYRLGAASLGISRTSTLIHLLLPAAVPSLVAGLILGVGRVIAETAALIYTSGYVDRTPTSLFDSGRALSLHIYELSMNVPGGDDNAYASAVILVIFILLINTTAIYLGKQWHDRSLQQ, from the coding sequence ATGGCTCTGTTTTCTTCTAACTCTCATGCTGCCCATTCGTCTAAAGGCTCTAAAAAACGGAAATTTTTGAGTGACTCTCGCCATCATCGGCATCGGAGCAAGATTGCTTATCGAGACCGACTGTTGAGGATCATTGTCTGGTTCGTCGCTTTGTCCGTCGCAGCTAGTTTCGCGATAATTCTGGGGCATTTGGTTTGGTATGGATCTAGCCATTTATCTTGGGAGTTCCTGACCACAGACCCTCAAAATGCTGGTCGAGAAGGAGGTATTGCCTCGATATTGGTTTCAACGGCATTGATTTTAGGGGTTTGCCTAGCAGTAGCCCTCCCCCTGGGGTTGGGAACTGCCATCCTGTTAGCTGAATTTACCGCCACCAATAACTTATTTAGTCGGTTGGTGCGACGCAGTTTGGATATGTTGGCAGGAGTTCCTTCCATTGTCTTTGGTTTGTTTGGCAATGCCTTTTTCTGTGTTACCCTTGGTCTTGGCTTCTCTATCCTGTCTGGAGGATTGACCTTGGCCTGTATGGTGCTGCCGATCTTGATTCGTTCCATTGAGGAAGGGCTGCGGGCTGTTCCTGAAGAATACCGTTTGGGGGCTGCATCCTTGGGAATCTCACGGACTAGTACCCTCATACATCTACTGTTACCTGCTGCTGTTCCCAGTTTAGTAGCAGGCTTAATTTTGGGAGTTGGGAGGGTAATCGCTGAAACAGCGGCGTTGATTTACACCAGTGGCTATGTCGATCGCACACCCACCTCTTTATTTGATTCTGGAAGGGCGTTGTCGTTGCATATTTATGAGCTATCCATGAATGTCCCTGGGGGGGATGATAATGCCTATGCCTCGGCTGTGATATTAGTTATATTTATCCTGTTGATCAATACCACAGCGATTTACCTAGGGAAGCAATGGCATGATCGCAGTCTTCAGCAGTAA
- a CDS encoding phosphate ABC transporter ATP-binding protein yields MSQFSSQAKPVISPPMDNWGFPSLSTDRLSLYYGSKQALEDITLSIPQGSITALIGPSGCGKTSFLYCLNRLIDLIPNCLVYGKVWLGDSNILHPKTDTIALRRRIGTVLQKPNPFPFSIWKNIAFPLKEHGIIDRRQINGIVERVLKNVKLWDEVKDRLTASALRLSGGQKQRLCIARTLALAPEIILMDEPCSALDPISSGVVEDLIASLRGKYTVVIVTHNLAQARRIADYVALFWVQSGSGRLIEFGPVEQIFQNPQHSITAEYINGQRG; encoded by the coding sequence ATGAGTCAGTTTTCATCCCAGGCAAAACCAGTCATTTCTCCTCCTATGGACAACTGGGGCTTTCCTAGCTTATCCACGGATCGGCTCAGTTTATACTATGGTTCGAAACAGGCACTAGAGGATATCACCCTGTCAATTCCACAGGGTTCTATCACTGCCTTGATTGGCCCATCTGGTTGTGGCAAGACCAGCTTTTTGTATTGTCTCAATCGCTTAATCGATCTGATCCCCAACTGCCTAGTTTATGGTAAGGTTTGGTTGGGTGATTCAAATATTCTTCACCCTAAAACTGATACTATCGCTCTCCGCCGTCGGATTGGGACGGTTTTGCAGAAACCAAATCCTTTCCCATTCTCAATCTGGAAAAATATTGCTTTTCCGTTGAAAGAGCATGGTATTATAGACCGTCGTCAAATTAATGGAATTGTTGAGAGGGTGCTCAAAAATGTTAAGCTCTGGGACGAAGTCAAAGATAGGCTGACAGCCTCAGCATTGCGCCTCTCGGGAGGCCAAAAACAACGTCTTTGCATAGCCCGTACCCTCGCCTTGGCTCCAGAAATTATTTTGATGGATGAGCCTTGTAGTGCCCTAGACCCCATTTCTAGTGGGGTTGTCGAAGACTTGATTGCTAGTTTGCGGGGGAAATACACTGTGGTGATTGTCACCCACAACCTGGCTCAAGCTCGACGGATTGCAGACTATGTGGCGTTATTCTGGGTTCAGTCTGGCTCTGGACGCTTAATTGAATTTGGCCCAGTCGAGCAAATCTTCCAGAATCCCCAACATTCCATTACAGCAGAATACATCAATGGTCAGCGTGGATAA
- a CDS encoding phosphate ABC transporter substrate-binding protein: MKFRLGSFILLLCLYLQSCTQSPEVGSGQQKLILTGASTVAPLVSALGKRFEEQNPGIRIDVQTGGSSRGLADVQQGLSDIGMVSRTLTEDEAVGMEVFVLGRDGISIIIHGDNPLTEITSKQVKAISTGQIKNWQSLNKNDAPITFVHRAEGHSTLKKFLEYFGVNNSEVKADVIIGDNQQGIKTVAGNPNAIGYVSIGAAEYSMQEGISIKLLALDGVEATSEAVANGSFPLLRQLTLVTKGNPTGLAKEFITFVQGEDNYDIVRLQKFVPPKN; the protein is encoded by the coding sequence ATGAAATTTAGACTAGGTTCGTTTATCCTGCTTCTGTGCCTATATTTGCAGAGTTGTACTCAATCTCCTGAGGTCGGGTCTGGGCAACAAAAGCTAATCTTAACAGGAGCAAGTACTGTTGCTCCTTTAGTTTCAGCTTTGGGTAAAAGATTTGAAGAGCAAAATCCAGGGATTCGTATTGATGTACAAACGGGGGGTTCCTCTCGTGGACTAGCAGATGTACAACAAGGACTTTCTGATATTGGTATGGTTTCTCGGACTCTGACAGAAGATGAAGCCGTTGGGATGGAAGTTTTTGTGCTTGGACGGGATGGAATTAGCATCATTATTCATGGTGATAACCCCTTAACAGAAATCACTAGCAAACAGGTCAAAGCTATCAGCACTGGTCAAATCAAAAATTGGCAAAGCTTAAATAAAAATGATGCCCCGATCACCTTTGTCCACAGAGCAGAAGGACACTCAACACTAAAGAAATTTCTGGAATACTTTGGAGTGAATAATTCAGAGGTGAAGGCGGATGTGATAATTGGGGATAATCAACAAGGCATAAAAACTGTTGCAGGTAATCCCAATGCTATTGGTTATGTCTCCATTGGTGCTGCTGAATATAGTATGCAGGAGGGTATATCCATCAAGCTTCTGGCACTGGATGGGGTTGAAGCAACCAGTGAAGCAGTCGCTAATGGCAGTTTTCCGTTGCTTCGGCAACTAACTCTGGTGACTAAAGGAAACCCCACTGGATTAGCAAAGGAGTTCATCACATTTGTTCAGGGTGAAGACAATTATGATATCGTTCGGCTACAAAAATTTGTGCCCCCGAAAAATTGA